Proteins from one Cellulosilyticum lentocellum DSM 5427 genomic window:
- a CDS encoding phosphoenolpyruvate carboxykinase (ATP), with the protein MSTKARFPRTEIGASNPIFHQIRTTIETAFYGNNVTPVTSLKEAYKLAKNSPGTVVTDIPVYKPELLGLDEDSKILLFNDGAVSGRAAAARKIMGEPGVNQGEYALKISEAIYKARTKKLYHAQAIVGLDKDFSVKAHLCIPETQENIMYSWLLNFQAINEEVSRMYAESKEYPDGDLYIFSDPDWSHPDHPMGLTFFDPEHNCAAILGMRYFGEHKKGTLTLAWAMANRHGYASCHGGQKRYNLPGGKAFVAGVFGLSGSGKSTLTHARHGGKYDITVLHDDAFVISTEDGSSVALEPAYFDKTQDYPLTCEDNKYLVTMQNCGATMDEDGKIVPVTEDVRNGNGRAVKSILWSPNRVNKFDEPVNAIFWIMKDPTIPPVVKLSGAELASVMGATLATKRSSAERLAPGVDPNALVVEPYANPFRTYPLANDYDKFKALVAERNVDCYIINTGDFMGKKVTPKDTLGVLEAIVEGKATFKPWGPFSDIEIMEVEGFVPDFSDKNYVDQLQKRMQDRVDFVASRDTVKGGFDKLPADALEALKKVVAEAKNA; encoded by the coding sequence ATGTCAACAAAAGCAAGATTCCCTAGAACTGAAATTGGAGCTAGTAATCCTATTTTCCACCAAATTCGTACCACAATCGAAACAGCATTCTATGGTAATAATGTAACGCCTGTAACATCTCTAAAAGAAGCTTATAAATTAGCTAAAAACTCTCCTGGTACTGTAGTAACAGATATTCCTGTATACAAACCAGAACTTTTAGGCCTTGATGAAGATAGTAAGATTCTTCTTTTCAATGATGGTGCTGTAAGTGGCCGTGCTGCTGCTGCTCGTAAAATCATGGGCGAACCAGGCGTTAATCAAGGAGAATATGCATTAAAAATAAGTGAAGCAATTTACAAAGCTCGTACTAAAAAACTTTATCATGCACAAGCTATCGTAGGTCTTGATAAAGATTTCTCTGTAAAAGCTCACCTCTGCATTCCTGAAACTCAAGAAAACATTATGTATTCTTGGTTACTAAACTTCCAAGCGATCAATGAAGAAGTTTCCAGAATGTATGCTGAGTCTAAAGAATATCCAGATGGAGACCTTTACATCTTCTCTGATCCAGACTGGTCACATCCAGATCATCCAATGGGTCTTACCTTCTTTGACCCAGAACACAACTGTGCTGCTATCCTTGGTATGAGATACTTTGGAGAACACAAAAAAGGTACATTAACACTTGCTTGGGCTATGGCTAATCGTCATGGTTATGCATCTTGTCACGGCGGTCAAAAACGTTACAACCTTCCAGGTGGTAAAGCTTTCGTAGCTGGTGTATTCGGACTTTCTGGTTCTGGTAAATCAACACTTACACATGCGCGTCATGGTGGTAAATATGATATTACTGTACTTCATGATGATGCTTTTGTTATTTCAACAGAAGATGGCTCTTCAGTTGCTTTAGAACCAGCTTACTTTGATAAAACACAAGATTATCCACTTACTTGTGAAGATAACAAATACCTTGTTACAATGCAAAACTGTGGTGCAACTATGGATGAAGATGGTAAAATCGTTCCTGTTACAGAAGATGTACGTAATGGTAATGGTCGTGCTGTTAAATCTATTCTCTGGTCACCAAACCGTGTTAATAAATTTGATGAACCAGTTAATGCTATCTTCTGGATTATGAAAGACCCTACTATTCCACCAGTTGTAAAACTTAGTGGTGCTGAACTTGCTTCAGTTATGGGTGCTACACTTGCTACCAAACGTTCAAGTGCAGAAAGACTTGCTCCTGGCGTAGATCCAAATGCTTTAGTAGTTGAACCATATGCTAATCCATTTAGAACCTACCCACTTGCAAATGACTATGATAAATTTAAAGCATTAGTTGCTGAAAGAAATGTAGATTGCTACATCATCAATACAGGAGACTTCATGGGTAAAAAAGTAACACCAAAAGATACGCTTGGTGTACTTGAAGCCATTGTTGAAGGTAAAGCTACTTTTAAACCATGGGGACCATTCTCTGATATCGAAATTATGGAAGTTGAAGGCTTTGTTCCAGACTTCTCTGATAAAAACTATGTTGACCAATTACAAAAACGTATGCAAGACCGTGTAGATTTCGTTGCATCTCGTGATACTGTAAAAGGTGGCTTCGACAAACTTCCTGCCGATGCTCTTGAAGCATTGAAAAAAGTTGTTGCTGAAGCTAAAAATGCTTAA
- a CDS encoding aminotransferase class V-fold PLP-dependent enzyme — protein MEEKIKYRELFNGIEVPVKLIDGEYVCPINFDNAATTPPLKKVDEFIYENMMMYGSVGRGGHKSSYCTKAYEVSREEVLDFFGLTPNDGYEVIYVKNTTEGINLLATLLCNRNHNKILTTRMEHHANDLPWRNVAQPFYAEVDENTGKLEIDTLEDRLKKAQGTIKYVSVTGASNVTGYITPIHGIAKLVHQYGAKLIVDAAQLVAHREINIKGKTKDENIDFLVFSGHKMYAPFGSGVVIASKQMLEECPPFLKGGGTVSFVLDNDVYYKDTPYKDEAGTPNFLGVMAVVAAMTVLKKISFEAIQAHEEILRNHLLLGLKQIPKVILYGDYLEQNRVGVIPFNIQGMHQDKVGEFLQDKRGIAVRTGCFCAQPYVMRLLGIDNEERYKYLVNPKLEKPGMVRASFGLYNTIEEVDEFLNVIEMMVAHN, from the coding sequence ATGGAAGAAAAGATTAAATACAGAGAATTGTTTAATGGTATAGAGGTGCCAGTGAAACTTATAGATGGGGAGTATGTGTGTCCTATCAACTTTGATAATGCGGCTACAACTCCTCCTTTAAAAAAGGTAGATGAATTTATTTATGAAAATATGATGATGTACGGTTCGGTTGGTAGAGGTGGGCATAAGTCATCCTATTGCACGAAGGCTTATGAAGTGTCAAGAGAGGAAGTACTTGATTTTTTTGGATTAACACCTAATGACGGTTATGAGGTGATCTATGTTAAAAATACTACAGAAGGAATTAATTTATTAGCTACCTTATTATGTAATCGTAATCACAATAAGATATTAACAACACGTATGGAACATCATGCCAATGATTTACCATGGAGGAATGTAGCTCAGCCTTTTTATGCTGAGGTAGATGAAAATACAGGGAAGCTAGAAATAGATACCTTAGAGGATCGACTAAAAAAAGCTCAGGGAACAATTAAATATGTCAGTGTTACAGGTGCTAGCAACGTAACTGGTTATATTACACCTATCCATGGGATTGCCAAATTAGTTCACCAATATGGTGCTAAGCTGATTGTTGATGCGGCACAATTAGTAGCTCATAGAGAAATTAATATAAAAGGAAAGACTAAGGATGAAAACATTGATTTCTTAGTATTTTCTGGCCACAAAATGTATGCACCTTTTGGAAGTGGGGTAGTTATAGCTTCAAAGCAAATGTTAGAAGAATGTCCTCCCTTTTTAAAAGGAGGAGGAACAGTTTCGTTTGTACTTGATAATGATGTTTATTATAAGGACACACCTTATAAAGATGAGGCAGGAACACCTAATTTTTTAGGTGTCATGGCTGTTGTTGCAGCTATGACAGTTTTGAAAAAGATAAGCTTTGAGGCAATACAAGCACATGAAGAGATTCTTAGAAATCACTTATTATTAGGCCTTAAGCAAATTCCAAAAGTCATATTATATGGAGATTATTTAGAACAAAACCGAGTGGGGGTTATACCTTTTAATATACAGGGCATGCATCAAGACAAAGTAGGAGAATTCCTACAAGATAAAAGAGGAATTGCTGTTAGAACAGGGTGTTTTTGTGCACAACCTTATGTGATGCGTCTTCTAGGTATAGATAATGAAGAGCGGTACAAATATTTAGTTAATCCAAAACTTGAAAAACCAGGAATGGTAAGAGCAAGCTTTGGACTTTATAATACAATAGAGGAAGTAGATGAATTTTTAAATGTGATAGAAATGATGGTAGCTCATAATTAG
- a CDS encoding putative polysaccharide biosynthesis protein, producing the protein MKEQTLMVSTLILTATSFFTRTIGMISIVFLSHILGAEGIGIYELTMSVYTTAVAFASAGLSVSVSKLVAEELGRRAPHNIAKIMRIAFTFALSLSFLISILLFIGAPYLAMHIIHDSHASIGLRLLSISIPFISCSSCFKGYFYATKKTVFPASADILEQIVKMGLILTLVQIYSPLGLSYAYGAIGLGLTIGEMTSWSYLGSLFILDRRKYHQAHNKENNTALESSTNLFIRLISILLPIASISYIAYVFMSIENILIPSGLKKFGNSFQESMGLYGMLKGMVLPILFFPSAFLTAFSTTLVPEIAKANVLKRKERVITTTNRVLQLTFILSILVVGIFVNYSNELGFAIYKNEAIGPMLCALSLVIPFIYIEVVTDGILKGLGKQMSCLKYSMLDSICRIVLIYFLLPIKGMTAFMGIMMISCILTSTLNFNTLLNTTHIKFQLTNWLLKPSLAAAAGGTFSRLIINRFFRYQFGLTTKVIIGISLTIIIYLVVLFIIECLSSEDLAWLKKHMPFLN; encoded by the coding sequence ATGAAAGAGCAGACACTTATGGTCAGTACGCTTATTTTAACAGCTACTTCTTTCTTTACCCGGACTATAGGCATGATTTCTATTGTTTTTTTATCTCATATATTAGGTGCTGAAGGCATTGGCATTTATGAGCTTACTATGTCTGTTTATACAACTGCAGTTGCCTTTGCTTCTGCTGGTCTTAGCGTATCTGTATCTAAATTAGTAGCTGAAGAATTAGGCCGCAGAGCTCCCCATAACATTGCTAAGATTATGCGTATTGCTTTTACCTTTGCCCTAAGCTTAAGCTTTTTAATAAGTATTCTACTTTTTATAGGCGCACCTTATTTAGCCATGCACATTATTCATGATTCTCATGCTAGTATAGGCCTAAGACTCCTTTCTATTAGCATTCCTTTCATTAGCTGCTCTTCTTGTTTTAAGGGCTACTTTTATGCCACTAAAAAAACTGTTTTTCCAGCTAGTGCAGATATTCTAGAACAAATTGTTAAAATGGGACTTATTCTTACTCTTGTACAGATCTATTCTCCTCTTGGCCTCTCCTATGCTTATGGCGCTATAGGCCTTGGACTTACGATTGGTGAAATGACCTCCTGGAGTTATTTAGGTTCACTCTTTATTTTAGACCGCCGTAAATATCATCAAGCTCATAATAAAGAAAATAATACCGCTCTAGAGAGCTCTACCAATTTATTTATACGTCTAATTAGCATTTTATTACCTATTGCTTCTATTTCTTATATTGCTTATGTGTTTATGTCTATTGAAAACATTTTAATTCCTAGTGGACTTAAGAAATTTGGAAACTCTTTTCAAGAATCTATGGGATTATATGGCATGTTAAAAGGCATGGTTCTACCTATTTTATTTTTTCCTTCTGCTTTTCTTACAGCCTTCTCTACTACACTGGTACCTGAAATTGCCAAGGCCAATGTGCTAAAGCGAAAAGAACGTGTGATTACAACTACTAATCGGGTGTTACAACTTACCTTTATCCTAAGTATTTTAGTAGTTGGTATATTTGTGAACTATAGCAACGAACTAGGCTTCGCTATCTACAAAAATGAAGCTATAGGTCCTATGCTATGTGCCCTTTCTTTAGTGATACCTTTTATTTATATTGAAGTAGTTACAGATGGTATCCTTAAGGGCCTTGGTAAACAAATGAGCTGTCTTAAATATAGTATGTTAGATTCCATCTGTCGCATTGTTTTAATTTACTTTCTATTACCAATTAAGGGCATGACTGCTTTTATGGGTATTATGATGATTAGTTGTATCTTAACCTCTACTCTTAATTTCAATACATTATTAAATACGACGCATATTAAATTTCAGCTTACTAATTGGCTTTTAAAACCCAGCTTAGCAGCTGCAGCAGGAGGAACATTCTCTAGGCTTATTATTAATCGTTTTTTCCGTTATCAATTTGGTTTAACAACTAAAGTGATCATAGGTATTAGTTTAACTATTATAATCTACTTAGTTGTTCTCTTTATTATAGAATGTTTATCCTCCGAAGATTTGGCTTGGTTAAAAAAACACATGCCTTTCCTTAACTAA
- a CDS encoding glycosyltransferase family 4 protein, whose amino-acid sequence MPTINMLSAADKVKGQGVGSAYLEQLDLVQNGLGEEYTIEVNKVKCADIMHYHTINLPYYLSLPFAKARKSVTVGAVHFLPETVDGSIKLPHIATHVFYKYIIEFYKSMDYLVTVNPNFIDKLEAYGIPRNKIAYIPNFVSKEKFYKMNELQKKELRKAYNIPQDKFVVLCAGQLQLRKGVFEFVEIAKAMPEVEFIWVGGFSFGNITSGYKEVKELLDNPPKNVRFLGIVERDKMNELYNIADLMFLPSYSELFPMIILEAMNCNTPILLRDLDIYPNILFDYYMKGNTNEEFIGHIQRLKNDIAYKEKYIAKSKEGSEFYSREHILSMWQEFYAEILCANKKILLAGGEFTT is encoded by the coding sequence ATGCCAACAATCAATATGCTATCAGCAGCAGATAAGGTAAAGGGACAAGGTGTTGGTTCTGCTTATTTAGAACAACTAGACCTAGTACAAAATGGACTAGGAGAAGAATATACAATAGAAGTTAATAAGGTAAAGTGTGCGGATATTATGCATTATCACACCATTAACTTGCCGTATTACTTAAGCTTGCCATTCGCGAAGGCTAGAAAAAGTGTAACAGTAGGTGCAGTACATTTTCTACCAGAAACAGTAGATGGTAGTATTAAATTACCGCATATTGCTACACACGTTTTTTATAAATATATTATTGAGTTTTATAAAAGTATGGACTATCTTGTAACTGTTAATCCTAATTTTATTGACAAGCTAGAAGCTTACGGTATTCCAAGAAATAAAATAGCTTACATCCCTAATTTTGTTTCTAAAGAGAAGTTTTATAAAATGAATGAGCTTCAGAAAAAAGAATTAAGGAAAGCGTATAACATTCCACAAGATAAATTTGTAGTACTTTGTGCAGGACAATTACAACTTAGAAAAGGTGTTTTTGAATTTGTAGAGATTGCTAAGGCGATGCCAGAAGTAGAGTTCATTTGGGTAGGAGGTTTTTCCTTTGGAAATATCACATCTGGGTATAAAGAAGTAAAAGAGCTTTTAGACAATCCACCTAAGAATGTAAGATTTTTAGGCATAGTAGAAAGAGATAAGATGAATGAACTTTATAACATAGCAGATCTTATGTTTTTGCCATCTTATAGTGAACTTTTTCCTATGATTATTTTAGAAGCCATGAATTGCAATACACCGATTCTTTTAAGAGATTTAGATATTTATCCTAATATTCTTTTTGATTACTATATGAAGGGTAATACGAATGAGGAATTCATAGGACATATTCAAAGACTTAAAAATGACATAGCATATAAAGAAAAATATATTGCGAAGTCGAAAGAGGGAAGTGAATTTTACTCAAGAGAACATATCCTTTCAATGTGGCAAGAATTTTATGCTGAAATATTGTGCGCGAATAAGAAAATACTTTTAGCAGGTGGAGAATTTACTACATGA
- a CDS encoding lysylphosphatidylglycerol synthase transmembrane domain-containing protein, whose translation MKKYKWNVLFVFILGLIMAWILLGKGNPKMMLESVKTLAPKWLLIGLICIGLYVGVETIIQYMLTNKMQRGHSLWNAFKVVMTGQFFNAITPFASGGQPMQAFIMAKQGVPVGTSISILMTKFIIYQLILTLYSMIALLIQMPFFFSKISGVVYLSLIGFLINFGIVMILVASVFMKQQLKRIGFWGVNILQRMRIIKHPTGIKRKIIAQIDLFNKNIGLLKKNTSLLLQVSMLTIMQLTAYFLIPYAVYKAFGLAGTKMFVIISAAAFIVMISSFVPIPGGSGVAEGSFFLFFQLFFPTTILPTAILCWRLITFYIPLCIGGVMTMLPDHKVRNLTGESKIGA comes from the coding sequence ATGAAAAAATATAAATGGAATGTCCTATTTGTATTCATATTAGGTTTGATCATGGCATGGATTTTACTAGGTAAAGGTAATCCTAAAATGATGTTAGAAAGTGTTAAAACTTTAGCACCTAAATGGTTACTCATAGGACTAATATGCATTGGCTTATATGTAGGAGTAGAAACCATTATACAATATATGCTTACTAATAAGATGCAAAGAGGACATTCCTTATGGAATGCCTTTAAGGTAGTAATGACAGGTCAGTTTTTTAATGCCATTACACCCTTTGCCTCCGGGGGACAACCTATGCAAGCTTTTATTATGGCGAAGCAAGGAGTACCAGTAGGAACGTCTATTAGTATATTGATGACGAAATTTATTATTTATCAGCTTATTTTAACCTTGTATTCTATGATTGCACTTTTAATACAGATGCCATTCTTTTTTTCTAAGATTAGTGGCGTTGTGTATTTATCTTTAATAGGGTTTTTAATTAATTTTGGTATTGTAATGATTTTGGTTGCTTCTGTATTTATGAAACAACAACTTAAAAGAATAGGATTTTGGGGAGTTAATATACTCCAACGTATGAGAATCATTAAACATCCTACAGGCATTAAAAGAAAAATCATTGCTCAAATTGATTTATTTAATAAAAATATTGGTTTGTTGAAGAAAAATACAAGTTTGCTTTTACAGGTGAGTATGCTAACGATTATGCAGCTTACAGCTTACTTTTTAATTCCTTATGCAGTGTATAAAGCTTTTGGGTTAGCAGGAACTAAAATGTTTGTTATTATATCAGCAGCGGCTTTTATAGTAATGATTTCATCTTTTGTTCCTATTCCAGGAGGTTCAGGCGTAGCAGAAGGAAGCTTTTTCTTGTTCTTTCAGCTATTCTTCCCAACTACTATTTTGCCGACTGCTATTTTATGTTGGCGATTGATTACTTTTTACATTCCATTATGTATAGGTGGCGTTATGACCATGCTACCTGACCATAAAGTTAGAAATTTAACTGGTGAAAGTAAGATTGGCGCCTAG
- a CDS encoding SAM-dependent methyltransferase — protein MNIQAKLMEKFLKRFDGTSFDVQFETGEELHIGQMPAKFKIIIHEPIAYKKLIKSTSLALGEAYMNGAIEVEGDLIEALDELFKYQNQFSTDYSALKKLLHTSTSAKNQKKEVCSHYNLGNDFYKLWLDKSMSYSCAYFKNETDTLEEAQYNKVHHILRKLNLKHGMSLLDIGCGWGYLLIEAAKTYGIKGVGITLSEQQYKGFKERIKAEALEDYLQVELMDYRELRVSDLKFDRVVSVGMLEHVGRENYDLFFKSVDAVLKPEGLFLLHYISAYGEYPGDAWIKKYIFPGGVIPSLREIIHLSADYKYYVQDVESLRRHYVKTLLSWYERFEAHLPEVRKLFDERFIRMWQMYLCSCAASFNNGVIDLHQILFTKGVNNQLPMTREYLYTRYK, from the coding sequence ATGAACATACAAGCAAAATTAATGGAGAAGTTCCTCAAAAGATTTGATGGGACTTCTTTTGACGTTCAGTTTGAAACAGGAGAAGAATTGCATATTGGGCAGATGCCAGCGAAGTTTAAAATAATTATTCATGAACCTATAGCCTACAAGAAACTTATAAAGAGCACCTCGCTAGCTTTAGGAGAAGCTTATATGAATGGAGCTATTGAAGTAGAAGGGGATTTAATAGAGGCACTAGATGAACTTTTTAAATACCAAAATCAATTTTCTACAGACTATAGTGCACTTAAAAAATTATTGCATACCTCAACCTCTGCGAAAAATCAAAAGAAGGAAGTTTGTTCGCATTATAATTTAGGAAATGACTTTTATAAACTTTGGTTGGATAAGTCTATGAGCTACTCTTGCGCCTATTTTAAAAACGAAACAGATACTTTAGAAGAAGCACAATATAATAAGGTACATCATATTTTGAGGAAACTTAATCTAAAACACGGTATGAGTTTATTAGATATTGGGTGTGGTTGGGGGTATCTTTTAATTGAAGCTGCTAAGACCTATGGCATTAAAGGAGTAGGTATTACACTAAGTGAGCAGCAGTATAAAGGTTTTAAAGAGAGAATAAAAGCAGAAGCTTTAGAGGATTACTTGCAAGTAGAATTAATGGATTATAGAGAATTACGTGTCTCAGACCTAAAATTCGACCGAGTTGTAAGTGTAGGAATGCTAGAACATGTAGGTAGAGAGAATTATGACTTATTTTTCAAAAGCGTAGATGCTGTATTAAAACCAGAAGGTTTGTTCTTGTTACATTATATTAGTGCTTATGGAGAATATCCTGGAGATGCTTGGATTAAGAAATATATTTTCCCAGGAGGGGTAATACCTAGTTTAAGAGAGATTATTCATTTGTCAGCAGACTATAAATACTATGTACAAGATGTAGAAAGTTTAAGAAGGCACTATGTTAAGACCTTGCTTTCTTGGTATGAGCGCTTTGAAGCGCATTTACCTGAGGTAAGAAAGCTGTTTGATGAAAGGTTTATACGTATGTGGCAGATGTATTTATGTTCTTGTGCTGCCAGCTTTAATAACGGCGTTATTGACTTACATCAGATTTTATTTACTAAAGGGGTTAATAACCAATTACCAATGACTAGAGAATATTTATATACACGATACAAATAA
- a CDS encoding NADH peroxidase, producing MKKYVCTVCGYIYEGETPPEKCPICNVGSDKFEEMKGSLQWADEHRIGVAEGVDPQILEGLRANFMGECTEVGMYLAMSRQADREGYPEVAEAYKRIAYEEVNHAANFAEMLGEVVKADTKANLMARVDAEYGACQGKKEIATLAKAQNLDAIHDSVHEMAKDEARHGCAFKGLLDRYFK from the coding sequence ATGAAAAAATACGTTTGTACAGTATGTGGTTATATTTATGAAGGTGAAACACCACCAGAGAAATGCCCTATTTGTAATGTAGGTAGTGATAAGTTTGAAGAGATGAAAGGCAGCCTCCAATGGGCTGATGAACATCGCATTGGTGTAGCAGAGGGAGTAGATCCTCAAATTTTAGAAGGACTTCGTGCTAATTTTATGGGGGAATGTACCGAAGTAGGTATGTATCTTGCCATGAGTAGACAAGCTGATCGTGAAGGATATCCAGAAGTAGCAGAAGCTTACAAACGCATAGCTTATGAAGAAGTAAACCATGCGGCTAACTTTGCAGAAATGTTAGGTGAAGTGGTTAAAGCAGATACCAAAGCTAACCTTATGGCTAGAGTGGATGCAGAGTATGGTGCTTGTCAAGGAAAGAAAGAAATAGCAACTCTAGCAAAAGCACAAAATTTAGATGCCATCCATGATAGTGTACACGAAATGGCAAAAGATGAAGCACGTCATGGCTGTGCTTTCAAAGGCTTACTCGACAGATATTTTAAATAG
- a CDS encoding DUF1540 domain-containing protein, with protein sequence MPKIHCGVDTCSYNQDKVCRASIINVGGKGSTDNESTCCGSFLNRLGYSNLAQYTENRGDTDAILCKVDTCIHNSSEHCSLNELQIGPSKEEAEIYTETDCLSFERR encoded by the coding sequence ATGCCTAAAATTCATTGTGGTGTTGATACCTGCTCTTATAATCAAGATAAAGTTTGCCGTGCTAGTATTATTAATGTTGGAGGCAAAGGCTCTACAGATAATGAAAGTACTTGTTGTGGAAGCTTCCTTAACCGTTTAGGTTATAGTAACTTGGCGCAATATACTGAAAATAGAGGAGATACAGATGCTATTCTTTGTAAAGTAGATACGTGCATTCATAATAGCAGTGAGCATTGTTCATTAAACGAGCTTCAAATAGGACCTTCAAAGGAAGAAGCAGAGATTTACACAGAAACAGATTGTCTTAGCTTTGAAAGAAGATAA